From the bacterium genome, one window contains:
- a CDS encoding glycosyltransferase family 39 protein, with the protein MRGDLRSLTLLSIAAFALLLIGGQQSGIFRDELYYIACAKRLAWGYVDHPPLSIALLAAVRATLGESLLALRLPAAAAGAVTIFLSGLLTRALGGGRGAMLLSALAVALTPQLLAISSFFSMNALELVAWALLELLAIRILGGGSPRLWLVFGAVAGIGLLDKYSVALFGAGLVIGMLCTGQRRLLLGPWPWLGGMLALLLFAPHLWWEHANGWPTREFMANATARKNVHLSALDFFAGQVTLAHPVAAPLWIGGLVALLGARRFAAQRPLGIAYLVAFAVLVAQGGKAYYLSPIYPMLFAAGAVWLEAAAARRAWRWPLPAASAAVLVGGLAVAPLAMPVLPPAVHVRYAAAIGLGPPAMEHNRQGALPQHVADRYGWEELVAAVGRAADRLSPDERARAVVFAGNYGEAGALELLGRGLPRVVSGHNNYWLWGPGDLRADDPVLVVGVRGGELRPYFAQFEQVETVRCEWCMPYENDLPIYLGRGLRQPIGELWPTVRAFI; encoded by the coding sequence GTGCGCGGCGACCTTCGCTCCCTGACGCTCCTCTCGATCGCGGCCTTCGCGCTGTTGCTGATCGGCGGCCAGCAGTCGGGGATCTTCCGCGACGAGCTCTACTACATCGCCTGCGCCAAGCGGCTGGCGTGGGGCTACGTCGACCATCCGCCGCTGTCGATCGCCCTGCTGGCGGCGGTGCGGGCGACGCTCGGCGAGTCGCTGCTGGCGTTGCGGCTGCCGGCGGCGGCCGCCGGGGCGGTCACCATCTTCCTGAGCGGCCTGCTGACGCGCGCCCTCGGCGGCGGTCGCGGCGCCATGCTGCTGAGCGCGCTGGCGGTCGCGCTCACCCCCCAACTGCTGGCGATCAGCAGCTTCTTCTCGATGAACGCGCTCGAGCTGGTCGCCTGGGCGCTGCTCGAGCTGCTGGCGATCCGCATCCTCGGCGGCGGCTCGCCGCGCCTGTGGCTCGTCTTCGGCGCCGTCGCCGGCATCGGGCTGCTCGACAAGTACTCGGTGGCGCTGTTCGGCGCCGGCCTGGTCATCGGCATGCTCTGCACCGGGCAGCGTCGCCTGCTCCTCGGCCCCTGGCCCTGGCTGGGCGGGATGCTGGCGCTGCTGCTGTTCGCGCCCCACCTGTGGTGGGAGCACGCCAACGGCTGGCCGACGCGCGAGTTCATGGCCAACGCCACGGCGCGCAAGAACGTGCACCTGAGCGCCCTCGACTTCTTCGCCGGCCAGGTGACGCTCGCCCATCCGGTCGCCGCGCCGCTGTGGATCGGCGGCCTGGTGGCGCTGCTCGGCGCGCGCCGCTTCGCGGCGCAGCGGCCGCTCGGCATCGCCTATCTGGTCGCCTTCGCGGTGCTGGTGGCGCAGGGCGGCAAGGCCTACTACCTCTCGCCCATCTACCCGATGCTGTTCGCCGCCGGCGCGGTGTGGCTCGAGGCGGCGGCGGCGCGCCGCGCCTGGCGCTGGCCGCTGCCGGCGGCGTCCGCCGCGGTGCTGGTCGGCGGGCTCGCCGTCGCGCCGCTGGCGATGCCGGTGCTGCCGCCGGCCGTGCACGTCCGCTACGCCGCGGCCATCGGCCTCGGGCCACCGGCGATGGAGCACAACCGCCAGGGGGCGCTGCCGCAGCACGTGGCCGACCGCTACGGTTGGGAGGAGCTGGTGGCCGCGGTCGGCCGCGCCGCCGATCGCCTGTCGCCCGACGAGCGCGCCCGCGCCGTCGTCTTCGCCGGCAACTACGGCGAGGCGGGCGCCCTCGAGCTGCTCGGCCGCGGCCTGCCGCGCGTCGTCAGCGGCCACAACAACTATTGGCTGTGGGGCCCGGGCGACCTGCGCGCCGACGATCCGGTGCTCGTGGTCGGCGTGCGCGGCGGCGAGCTGCGCCCCTACTTCGCCCAGTTCGAGCAGGTCGAGACGGTGCGTTGCGAGTGGTGCATGCCGTACGAGAACGACCTCCCCATCTACCTCGGCCGCGGCCTCCGGCAGCCGATCGGCGAGCTGTGGCCGACGGTGCGCGCCTTCATCTGA